The genome window tttaccaatattttttggcaaaagttggatattttttcatatattttatcgAAAGGGTGTTTCAACACCGTGAATCACAACGTCCCCCCAATTGGtaattatgaaaaagttttgaaaacttatgaaaattttcattacaCTTTTCCAATTCAACTTTCCATCGCATTTTCCCATAAAATTCGCTAGTTTTCCATTTGGTTCCCATTTGATTCAATCCATCCGTCGTCGCTCCTACGTTGTCTTTGTCTATACGGTGGCATTGGCATGGAATTGGTTTCCGACCATAATTCACTGTCAACGTCATTTGACTGTTGGAACCAACTGTTtctttgtcactttttttacATTTGGATAACATGGGAGTATGAGTGAAAAATGCCAATAGATTGAATTATGGGTTCGAAAAACTATATGCACATTTCCATGGTTTCAACTTTATAACACCTAGTTATTTACTTGCACTGAAAACACTCTTAGATCGCctgtaaaatgtttcaagtgtaccagtttttctacaaattcaaGCCAGTTAACATGCAACGGTAGactgaactttttgaatcGGAGTGACCTTTTCacccgattttcaaaataacatttCGTTCAAACAGATACACATTACAAACATTTAATATCAAATTAGAATCACAATCGCTTTTATcagcatttgaaaatataaaggtattttgaaataacaaaaacaactTGTTTTTCCGGGTTACTATTTCAAAGGCAGTGTGTGTAGGTCTCaagcttttaaaattcatgaaatttgaGCAGGAGAAAATATCTGGAAGATGAGGTTTTCTGGACGGAAAAGATGTACTTTAACTCTTATGAAAGCAACACTAAAATTGTAATGGAACTGTTCAGAagaattgtcaaattttgtaattttcaaaatctttctCATTGATAGATGACAATActacatttcattttttttgttttgtgtaGATACAAGAATTTCTCATTTAAattaatgtttaattttttgttttacttgagagcttttaactgaaaattcctaTTTGTATGACAGTTTTGTAATGAGAACAACAAAGAGAAACATCAAGTTTTAGagtattttatatatttattattattacagCTTACAGAACTTTGATTTGTTTTACAGAGAAAAGGTGCAACCGATTAGACAAATTCAATGGATTATcattatttgaaactttttgcagttccttattttcaaaaaaatcttggtTTTTGGTTTGATCAGGGTGAGAAAGGATTTCGGGGGTCGAAAGctagaaaattatcaattttttgtgattttcgattgtttttatgtttttcatttataCGAGATAGCGAAGAAAGAAAGTTTGGAGGCAGGATGGTAGCATTGAATATTGGTCGAATCGTTTAGGCGGCTTCTTCATCGacagttctgaaattttgaatatgatttattggttttaaagttttattttgtaaGCCAGAAGTTTAGAagtaaaaataggaaaaaagcAACCGtaagaaagaaaatttgaaagggTGAGTCTGATCTATTGGGTAAGCTGAGCATGCTTCAATATTCTAATATTCTAAGGCAAGCtagggaaattgaaaaatataattttcaaacttcttaCAGAGTATCAGAATCCAATTTAGGCAGATCTGAAATGTCTGGTTTTAaccctgattttttttaactcatcAAAAAAACGTACTCCTTGGCGGTGAGTGGCTTGAGCTCCTGGTTTCCGGTGAGTACGACGTACTTCTCCTCAGCGTCTTGTGGAGTGTGGAATCCAATCAAGAAGTAGTAAAGCCAGATTCCGACGACAGCTCCGACGAATGGTCCAACAATTGGAACCCAGAACCACTTgctgaaataaagaaaaaagtttaatttcccGTTTTCTAGCTAAATTGGGTTGAAGTTGACACCCGTAAGAAGGCTGTTTTCATGTGTTTTTCGTCGGCTTTTTTCCCTCATAAACAACCCTTTTTATGACTTTGTTTTCGCTTTTACTCCCTCTATTTCATGCTATTCAACCCTAGGTACGTATTCATTTCCCCTTACGGAAATGGGCCAAGATTCTATgtttgttctcaaaaatttctttttttttgatttccctCAAAATTCGTTGACCGAGAAGGGAGTTGGCAAAAGGTGGTTGTTTACGTGTGTACGTATATGTGTATACCCCTGTTCTCTATCCCTTTTTCCGATGAAACAATTTGGGAATAGTGACAGTAGTAGACCATCGCATTACGGTGAGCGTCGATCATTCGGATGAAAAGGCAGAGAAGAGACATCAGAGAGAAAGGGAATGTGACCGCGAAAATGAGTTTATTACCCCTTTAGCCCCCTCTGGAGGAGAATAGGAGATAGTTGCCGTGTTGAATGTTTTAGGAAGATGAGGTACATTTTTGAGGTCATTAAACGGTAATTTCATGGAGGTTTTGATGATGAAACATTGGATAAGGACTttcaaaagtaatttttgctcattttgaaatcaacattttttgaaacttacgTGAAGACAGCTCCTCCGTAGAAGATGGAGGTGAAGAGACGTGGTGCAAAGTCACGAGCTGGGTTGACTGGGTATCCGCAGTTGTATCCGAAGGCGGCTCCGATGGCGACGAATCCGGTTCCGACAAGGATTGGCTGAAGCCATGTTGGGTAAGAGTTGCGCTTGTCGACGATGTGAGCGATCAGGAAGACGAAAACGGCGGTGGCGACGAATTGATCGACAAATCCGTTGACAAGTCCGAGGTGTGGAGCTGGGTAAGAGGCGAAGATTCCGGCGGTGTCCTTTGGTCCTCCAACGGTACGAACTCCTCCGTCAAACACATTGATGGCGTCATTGTAGACGGCGTAGACGGTGGCGGCTCCGAAGAAAGCTCCGAAGAATTGGGCGACGAAGTAGGCAATGAATTGGACGATGGTGATTTGTCCGACGGAAAGGAAGGCAAAGGAGACGGCAGGGTTAATATGTCctcctgaaattatttatttaggtttaaaatattcatgattcgaaattctcaatttttagattttttctaacCGTTAAAACTATATGTTTGCATTATTTCTCTACATTTGCACAGGAATTTATTACCAGTAAATTGTCCACTCTTCTCAAACATAACTACTTCTCACACTCTCATTCAATCACGCAATGCCCATAAATCGGCcgtttttcccattttcacaAACTCTCTCTTTTCACAATAATACATCAATATACACAAACTAACCGGAGAGTTTGGCAGAGACAGCAACACCGAAAACGATGGCGATTCCGAATCCGACGTTGACTCCAATGAATTCGTTGACTTCTGGTCTTGGCAACACCTTCTGTGCGACAACAGAAAGTCCgatgagctgaaaaatattggttAGGGTTATTTTCGGATGTTCCAAAGTTCGGAATCCAAACTGAACTCTGCATCTTTTCCGAATGCTGTTATTTTTATGAGTCTAAGTTTATGAGCTCACTGTGCAAAATAGCTTCATCTTCTTtattttcgctcaaaaaattggtggctCTTTTGTCACAAAATCGACCCTTCACAGATCCCCCGAGAGAGGGTTCCAACACTTTTCACAAATGACTCTCGTGACTAATCACTGTTTTGATCTATCCTCCACCTGCTCTTTGCTCGTTTACGATTCTAGTGGGTTCCAAATTCTGGATTAATCCATGAGAAGCATACGAAAGGAGCAAAGAGCACGAAATGTTAAAGGGAGAGACAGATGTTCCGAAATGAGCCTAATTGCATATGAATTAGTGTCTAGAGCCATCCCTGGAGGAAACATTGGAAGCACATGATGATGATGCTTGAGGGAAAAAGGTATTGTGGCAAAGATCAACAGATAAAGTATGTAAGAATCTCAAAATTAACTGGATACACTTACACAGAGCAAGTAAGTTCCGGTGAACTCAGCGAGCACAGCGCGGAGCAACTCTTTACGAATGTGGAACTTGGCGCGAAGTTTGTCCAAGATCATTTTGACCTGGAatcacaaattgaaaatattattttgaaaaagttaaatatggaaaaatcgaaagaaagGGAAATTGGTATTAAAAAGTCCAAACAAGGTAGTTTTCAAGGTGGTAACCTGCAATTTTCGATGTTTACTCCGTAGGACAGACCTAGGCTCCCGGACGACAACACTGGCAGAGTCACAAACATAAAATATGGGCggagaagaggaagaagaagaagaagaagagagggCTGTTGTTGTTGGTGGGAcctaggctccgcccactcaGAT of Caenorhabditis elegans chromosome II contains these proteins:
- the aqp-2 gene encoding Aquaporin-9 (Partially confirmed by transcript evidence), which encodes MILDKLRAKFHIRKELLRAVLAEFTGTYLLCLIGLSVVAQKVLPRPEVNEFIGVNVGFGIAIVFGVAVSAKLSGGHINPAVSFAFLSVGQITIVQFIAYFVAQFFGAFFGAATVYAVYNDAINVFDGGVRTVGGPKDTAGIFASYPAPHLGLVNGFVDQFVATAVFVFLIAHIVDKRNSYPTWLQPILVGTGFVAIGAAFGYNCGYPVNPARDFAPRLFTSIFYGGAVFTKWFWVPIVGPFVGAVVGIWLYYFLIGFHTPQDAEEKYVVLTGNQELKPLTAKESA
- the aqp-2 gene encoding Aquaporin-9 (Confirmed by transcript evidence), producing MILDKLRAKFHIRKELLRAVLAEFTGTYLLCLIGLSVVAQKVLPRPEVNEFIGVNVGFGIAIVFGVAVSAKLSGGHINPAVSFAFLSVGQITIVQFIAYFVAQFFGAFFGAATVYAVYNDAINVFDGGVRTVGGPKDTAGIFASYPAPHLGLVNGFVDQFVATAVFVFLIAHIVDKRNSYPTWLQPILVGTGFVAIGAAFGYNCGYPVNPARDFAPRLFTSIFYGGAVFTKWFWVPIVGPFVGAVVGIWLYYFLIGFHTPQDAEEKYVVLTGNQELKPLTAKETVDEEAA